A region of the Mesoterricola sediminis genome:
TTCATCGGGATTCCCAACGGGTCAGGGCCAGCGTGAGCTGGCCGACGATTTCCTGGTACGTGAACGGGCAGCCCCGGGCGGAACCGCGGGCCGGTCGGACCCACACAACGCCTGGACTGCCTTGGAGATGGGAATGCTGCCTGAGCACCTGGAGGAAGGCCATGCGTACGCGCCGACGGAAGCGGTTGCGCTGAACCGCCCGTCCCTGCTTGCGGGATGCGTTCAC
Encoded here:
- a CDS encoding ribonuclease P protein component yields the protein MAVWCSSAAGPRAVTSSHSSAMRVAGRYRVVRRQDHAVPQIPPRPLLGKEQPLDIRVWRLAGGVEPLLLVNASRKQGRAVQRNRFRRRVRMAFLQVLRQHSHLQGSPGVVWVRPARGSARGCPFTYQEIVGQLTLALTRWESR